The DNA region ACCGCGACGTCAACCACTTTGCTTCGGTACGAAAATACTTACTCCTCTGCTCTGTTCTATTTTATCTGTCATGCATATTTTTTCATTGATGAAACCTTCGGTACGAAAATACTTACTCCTCTgttccattttatctgtcatgcatattttttcattgatgaaaccaattctttcttctgtacagtatatattatattcaaagcTGGATTTGTTGTGGTTGCAGGATATTCATTACCAGGGACAAGAACTGAAGGACTCTCCAGCCCCTCTTGGATATCACTAAAAGGAAGGTGATGATGATGTGGCTTGCTTGCAATGGCACTGcagagatttttttttgtttttttttgttttttcttttttttttttgtttttgtttagttaaaatttgaaaagtatACAGCTATGGTGTCTTGTGAGCTTTAACGTGATGTTTAATAAATGGTCAAGAGTCAAGACTGGGTTGCATTATGCTTTAAACACCTAAGGAGTCATGCgtcattatttcaattttatatgtatataaaatttaatttctacACATACTTTGTGATACACACTCCCTTTGTTTaaacattatattcttttaaagCAATTTTATCTAAATTGGTCAAGCTGTTAACTTAATAATTACTTACCAAGTTCAACTTTTAGTAAAAATAGCCAAAGTTACAAATTCAACTTATAGTAAAAATAGCCAAAGTTACAAATTCAACTTATATAGGAACATCTTATTAGCCTACATAGATTAATGCCAACTATAATCACAAGATAAAATTTACCTATATACACCATTAATTATAAGTTTTACCCAATATACATCAATATAAATTTTCtcattcaaccaaaaaaaattgccctctaatatttaaattatttcaatcTTCTGAAATTGCAAGACTACAAATTAAGCTAAATCAAAAAAGCTATTTTCCAAATACTTAATTTAGCTATTTGATGGGCTCAACAATCACATTTTTTATCAGCTCTtggtttgtgtgtgtgtgtgtgtgtaacaaTCTGAAAAATCACTTGTTCAAAACTCAGCATTCAAATAGACAGATATTTTGTATGactttcttcctttttcttgCTTGTTCAAAACTCAGCATTCAAATAGACAGATATTTTGCATGactttcttcctttttcttgcttgccctcatgGAAGGCCATCACCCATGTTTACCTTTGCTCACCATCATTAGTGTCATCTATTGTTAAGAGAGGAGCAGATATGTTGGATTCATCTTTTGAAATGCAAGAACATGGTTCTGTGCATACTTTTCTGCAGTTGTGTATTGAGGAAGGTATAGACTGCAGGAAGTTGAAGTAAGCATATTTGATATCGAACCGCATATCATACCCTGTTTAAAAAACAAACCATCTTAGCTCATGTAAGCACAATGAAACACACACATATGAGAATCTAATACATCAATGGATGTTTCTCTTGAAGGAATTTAAGGGCTATTACAGTAGTTTACTGCAATGGTGAGTCCTCTGCTGTCCGGGCTTTGTCTAACATGATGAAACCACATACTTGGCCTGAAGAATTTTAAGCATGCAAATCCACAATTAATGAACCTCGCAAAAACTCCATCTTGGTGGAGCCTTAAGGATCCAGAATACACCGCATTACTTCTCTAACACAAGACAATTTTGATTTGCAAAATTCTATctataatttctttaaaaacaTATTAACCACTAGTCCAGGAATCTAACTGGTATTCGTATTCATAACCCTTTCTTTAGCAAAACAAGTTTTGAAATTTTGCCTCTATCCTTTATTACCACAGCCTGGAGGATTTTGCAAACATGTCTATATTAAGAGATCAGATATCTAACTGAGAAAAGCTAATACAATACAGCAAAGTTACAGAGAACAGATGATTATGGTGTCATGTAACTAAACAAATCTACGGAAAGAAACAACCAAATGAGAATTGATAAGAGATAATTTATGTAATGCTTACAAATAAAGAACCTCTCCAGCCTTTACTGTAACTTCAAATGGCTTAGGCCCATTGAAATATAGAGGAAACTCtgctttttctttctcttctgaAGGGTAAGGGTTCACACTGCACCATGGCACATGCCTAACTGGTTTCTCAAGTTCCAATTGGAACTCCCTCTTGTCCTATAATCCAATCCAAACCAAATACAATATTAAAGTAGGACATtacaaaaaatttacaaatgtaTGTATTCTAATTCCTGTTCAATTTCTCTCAACGCCATTGGCTACATATTAGCAGAATTCATATTCACACAAAAATTTATGATATGATAATGATGAGAAGAAACTTAATTAAACCTGGGAATAGTGGTATTGAGCAACCGGATACTCTCTAATATACATCCTGTGGAAATCCGTGGGAGGAAGAAGCAGAAAATGCTTCTCCCCAGTGATCACGGCGTATAGATTTTCATAATGGTCTTTATGGAACGATGTCTCGGACAAATCATTCCCAATCCAGAGGTTCACGGCATCAGGAAGCCATCCTAGGGCATCGGATGCCCAGGCAAAATGGGGCTCACAGTCCGAACCGAGAGCCTCATACTCCGAACGGAAGCAATCATTCTGTTGCTGCAGGTAAGCGATAGTGGAACCGTTTTCGGATTGGAGAACCTTTGACAGAGCGTCGGGGAAAGGGAGCTGTTCGACGTGGGCTGAGGCGAAGCAGAGGGAAGAAGGGGAGGTGGGAAGGGAGGTAACGGAGTCAGCTCGGCCGGTTGGGGTGAGGTGGAGGGAGACGGTGGAGGAGGAGAGGGCGTCGAGGAGGTAGGGGGTAGAGTGCCAGAGAGTGGTGGCGGGCCAGTGGTTGATGGCGGAGGAGATGAGGCAAGGCTTGTTGGGGGAAACGTAGTCGCGGAGGAAATGAAGAGGCGAAGGTGGAAAGAGGAGGC from Ipomoea triloba cultivar NCNSP0323 chromosome 6, ASM357664v1 includes:
- the LOC116021845 gene encoding bifunctional peptidase and (3S)-lysyl hydroxylase JMJD7; this encodes MEETETLQKLWEEVRDLSLGTTSQIDRLLFPPSPLHFLRDYVSPNKPCLISSAINHWPATTLWHSTPYLLDALSSSTVSLHLTPTGRADSVTSLPTSPSSLCFASAHVEQLPFPDALSKVLQSENGSTIAYLQQQNDCFRSEYEALGSDCEPHFAWASDALGWLPDAVNLWIGNDLSETSFHKDHYENLYAVITGEKHFLLLPPTDFHRMYIREYPVAQYHYSQDKREFQLELEKPVRHVPWCSVNPYPSEEKEKAEFPLYFNGPKPFEVTVKAGEVLYLPSMWFHHVRQSPDSRGLTIAVNYWYDMRFDIKYAYFNFLQSIPSSIHNCRKVCTEPCSCISKDESNISAPLLTIDDTNDGEQR